One region of Anthonomus grandis grandis chromosome 22, icAntGran1.3, whole genome shotgun sequence genomic DNA includes:
- the LOC126749151 gene encoding dynein axonemal light chain 4 — MAEMEAKEQKEEPKKIIHTYPLIRHSDMSEEMKTETMELVVTACEKFSASNEAAAKMIKEEMDKKLGPSFHVVVGEDFGFEIAYECANLLYMFFGGNLAIVIWKC; from the exons atggcGGAAATGGAGGCAAAAGAGCAAAAAGAAgaaccaaagaaaataatacatACTTATCCACTTATAAGG CACTCCGATATGTCGGAGGAAATGAAAACTGAGACGATGGAACTGGTTGTTACCGCTTGTGAGAAATTTTCAGCAAGTAATGAG GCTGCCGCTAAAATGATAAAAGAAGAAATGGATAAAAAACTAGGCCCCTCATTCCACGTGGTTGTAGGTGAAGATTTCGGTTTTGAAATTGCTTATGAATGtgctaatttattatatatgtttttcGGCGGCAATTTGGCCATAGTTATCTGGAAGTGTTAA
- the LOC126749150 gene encoding ARF GTPase-activating protein Git, protein MSRTKSRQNVEVCGDCGAADATWASLNKGILLCTQCCSVHRSLGRHISQVKSILKTTWNHNQLNMVTTLNNNGANNIWEHTLLENGGKLLKKKPSSKDPISVKQEYIKCKHQLCQFAFRENYEDGLLSVENELGKQLHASVRTPNLETSFRLLALGADPNYFHDEKGSTPLHVAVNFDQKLQVELLLVYGADPTCPDNQGRTPLDYARQSNNKEVMSRLIESQYEVTDTFSYYLSLRKPDHNKGVHFLIPPVGFKSVPASLAKLRKLPNHVFEELVMDVYDEVDRRQTESIWLSCADTTDLNDVPFLPVDNTLTTTRNQGRQKLARFTTPELKSLVYDILVDTQRRQNPHKSGSTQLRETSEIDDDDPLYDSVAEDEDYAVPIEKDEEAAPTTSSNKDSIISIDSINKTNQVLEQLTKQLKHSDGTITELRAEVAKLRQSVKTLQGENFELRRRLASSHKGTGFVNGDNGFDSLEFINEHTELSQELPNGSKAVDEVDLRQKKAQLRPTSMYEPREGINKLANWQALKAQLKQNESSSARDRETVLQCTEQITRTIQRLCKAIQEPEKGECVSSGEKVKLAIAVLASTLPKVTQECEGEKVKQMLEVANRLQPECMGLQISRLKGETKSVDAHFSNIRDIAFNLAKFTKEIVTKYSASP, encoded by the exons ATGTCCAGAACTAAATCGCGACAAAACGTGGAGGTGTGCGGCGATTGCGGGGCTGCAG ATGCCACTTGGGCGTCGTTGAATAAGGGCATATTATTATGCACCCAATGCTGTAGTGTGCACCGCAGTCTCGGCAGACATATCAGTCAAGTGAAATCCATATTGAAAACCACTTGGAATCACAATCAGCtgaat ATGGTtacaactttaaataataatggagCGAATAATATTTGGGAACATACACTGTTAGAAAATGGAGGCAAATTGCTGAAGAAAAAACCTTCCTCAAAAGATCCTATAAG CGTAAAACAGGAATATATAAAATGCAAACATCAACTGTGCCAATTCGCCTTTCGAGAGAACTATGAAGATGGTCTGCTTAGTGTGGAAAATGAGTTAGGCAAGCAGTTGCATGCTAGTGTGCGCACACCCAATTTGGAAACTTCCTTTCGCTTGCTAGCTTTAGGGGCTGATCCAAACTATTTCCATgat GAAAAAGGTTCAACACCTCTGCATGTTGCAGTAAATTTCGATCAAAAGTTGCAAGTTGAATTGCTGTTAGTGTATGGGGCAGATCCTACTTGTCCTGATAATCAGGGTAGGACACCTTTAGATTATGCCAG acaatCAAATAATAAGGAAGTGATGAGTCGTCTCATTGAAAGCCAATATGAGGTGACCGATACTTTCAGTTATTATTTATCTTTGAGGAAACCAGATCATAATAAGggtgtacattttttaattcctcCTGTTGGTTTCAAATCAGTTCCTGCATCATTGGCGAAACTTCGAAAG ttACCGAACCATGTGTTCGAAGAACTTGTAATGGATGTCTACGACGAAGTGGATAGAAGGCAAACAGAATCCA tCTGGCTAAGTTGTGCAGATACCACTGACTTAAATGACGTGCCGTTTTTACCTGTGGACAACACACTGACCACCACTCGAAACCAGGGAAGGCAAAAGTTGGCCCGTTTTACCACTCCCGAATTGAAAAGCCTTGTTTATGATATTTTGGTCGACACACAACGCAGACAAAACCCCCATAAAA GCGGCTCAACTCAGCTTCGTGAAACTTCTGAAATTGATGATGACGATCCGTTATACGATTCGGTTGCTGAAGACGAGGATTACGCCGTTCCAATCGAAAAAGATGAAGAg GCTGCTCCTACCACCTCATCAAACAAGGATAGCATTATCTCGATCGACAGCATTAATAAGACCAATCAAGTGTTGGAGCAGTTAACAAAACAGTTAAAACATTCAGATGGCACTATCACCGAATTACGTGCGGAGGTAGCGAAGCTGCGACAGAGTGTAAAAACATTACAAGGGGAAAACTTCGAACTACGCAGGCGTTTGGCGTCGTCGCACAAAGGAACAGGGTTTGTTAATGGCGACAATGGTTTTGATTCTTTAGAATTCATTAATGAG CACACGGAATTATCGCAAGAACTACCGAATGGTTCTAAAGCAGTAGACGAGGTGGATTTGCGACAAAAAAAGGCTCAACTCAGACCAACGAGCATGTACGAGCCACGAGAAGGGATTAATAAGTTGGCCAATTGGCAAGCCCTGAAAGCACAG TTGAAGCAGAATGAAAGCTCGTCTGCACGTGATCGAGAGACAGTTCTTCAATGTACCGAACAAATAACACGCACGATCCAGCGTCTTTGCAAAGCTATCCAGGAGCCCGAGAAGGGGGAATGCGTGTCTAGTGGTGAAAAAGTTAAACTTGCTATTGCCGTACTCGCTAGTACTCTACCCAAAGTGACTCAG GAATGTGAAGGTGAAAAAGTAAAGCAGATGCTCGAAGTGGCGAATCGGCTACAACCGGAATGTATGGGTCTTCAAATATCGCGCCTTAAAGGCGAAACCAAATCCGTCGACGCGCATTTCAGCAACATTCGCGACATTGCATTTAATCTTGccaaatttacaaaagagattgTCACTAAATATTCGGCAAGTCCGTAA